A part of Apostichopus japonicus isolate 1M-3 chromosome 10, ASM3797524v1, whole genome shotgun sequence genomic DNA contains:
- the LOC139975425 gene encoding uncharacterized protein, whose product MEDKHWTEQLFPPTFHLSKEEVKNPSSRQNTLKDKSPKTRVAAIYRRVKKEFDEEVWNARQKSTQVGDSLLKSSGLRGSQDGVNREDAARAEIVEKDTNLDNANLWDSSEIEILRIVFLETKQENDNLKVELDVVRNEIERTTERLKAKEKDSESKEETAKGTRNAFESLYLENTHLQREMKLMKRRCKSLEEDLKDLRTDKVELESEKRKERRKYLEEQAQRRNVEASLRNLELRTKTSERATVETLKMDYELKIKRLLDELREKSYSLEKEKEDHKNTKKALDHMRYHFASLPREPVHLASKSDDDILSNLQIF is encoded by the coding sequence ATGGAAGACAAACATTGGACAGAACAGTTGTTCCCTCCAACTTTTCACTTGAGTAAAGAGGAAGTTAAAAATCCATCTTCCAGGCAAAATACGCTAAAAGATAAAAGTCCCAAGACGAGAGTTGCAGCTATTTATAGGAGAGTCAAGAAGGAATTTGACGAGGAGGTTTGGAATGCCAGACAGAAAAGCACACAGGTCGGGGATTCTCTCTTGAAGTCTTCAGGACTGAGAGGAAGTCAAGATGGAGTGAATCGAGAAGATGCAGCGAGAGCCGAAATTGTCGAAAAAGACACAAATTTGGACAATGCCAATCTTTGGGATTCAAGCGAGATTGAAATTTTAAGAATTGTCTTCTTGGAAACCAAACAGgaaaatgataatttaaagGTAGAACTGGATGTAGTTAGGAACGAAATTGAAAGAACGACAGAAAGGCTGAAGGCGAAAGAGAAAGATTCAGAATCGAAAGAGGAGACAGCTAAAGGAACCAGAAATGCTTTCGAAAGCCTTTATTTAGAGAATACTCATTTACAGAGGGAGATGAAGCTAATGAAAAGGAGATGCAAGTCATTAGAAGAGGATCTGAAAGATCTTCGGACGGACAAGGTAGAACTAGAATCGGAGAAGCGGAAAGAGAGAAGAAAGTACCTCGAAGAGCAAGCTCAGAGGAGAAACGTGGAAGCTTCCCTGAGAAACCTTGAGCTGAGGACCAAAACTAGCGAGAGAGCCACAGTCGAGACTCTGAAGATGGATTACGAACTGAAAATAAAACGGTTATTGGACGAATTGAGGGAGAAAAGCTATAGTCtggagaaagaaaaggaagaccataaaaataccaaaaaagcTCTGGATCATATGCGGTACCACTTTGCATCCTTGCCTCGTGAACCTGTCCACTTGGCTTCAAAGAGCGATGATGATATTTTGAGCAATTTGCAAATATTCTGA